In the genome of bacterium, the window CCAATATTATTCGACGCTTACTTTCAACTGAACCTTTTTTATCAAATCGGCGTACGCTTCCGTATATTCCTTACGCGATGTATCCTCTTTGAATATTCCGATAATTATTTTTCCCTTTAATTCATCTTCAGTCATATTTTTAGCCTTTGATAGAGGCACTGCGTTTTTTCGCTGCCATTCGAGCATGTCTGTTGGTTTTGGCATGTCGTTAAGTCTTCCGAAAATTATGGGACACTGGCTCATAATCTCGACGAAGGAGAAACCTTTATGCATGATAGCTTTCTTAATGTAGTTTTCGGTCTGAACTATGTGGTAAACAGTGCTTCTTGCCACGAATGTTGCGCCAGCGGCCATGGCTAATTTGACGGCGTCGAAAGGCGGGTCAATGTTTCCGTAGGGTGCGGTATGTGCTATCGCGCCTATCGGAGTCGTTGGAGCCACCTGACCACCAGTCATGCCGTAGATGTAATTGTTAATGAGAATCATAGTTATATCTATATTTCTTCGTGCGGTATGGATGAAATGGTTCCCACCTA includes:
- a CDS encoding 2-oxoacid:ferredoxin oxidoreductase subunit beta codes for the protein MPTKVKEEINIYDYLRWRKVFPTVWCSGCGIGTITGAIIRAVASLGIPKDNVSLISGIGCSSRMPIYVDFNTLHTTHGRALAFATGVKLANPEMTVIVVSGDGDGLAIGGNHFIHTARRNIDITMILINNYIYGMTGGQVAPTTPIGAIAHTAPYGNIDPPFDAVKLAMAAGATFVARSTVYHIVQTENYIKKAIMHKGFSFVEIMSQCPIIFGRLNDMPKPTDMLEWQRKNAVPLSKAKNMTEDELKGKIIIGIFKEDTSRKEYTEAYADLIKKVQLKVSVE